In one window of Flavobacterium ginsengisoli DNA:
- a CDS encoding Lrp/AsnC family transcriptional regulator — MTVFCNVRLKEHAKNFGSNFAKDIVALPEIIEYYNIAGNYDFMLKILVQDMASYQDFVMNNLSTIENIANTNSIFVLGEIKHSAPLEF, encoded by the coding sequence ATGACTGTTTTTTGCAATGTTCGTTTAAAAGAACATGCCAAAAATTTCGGGAGCAATTTTGCAAAAGATATTGTTGCGCTTCCAGAAATTATAGAATACTACAATATTGCTGGCAATTATGATTTTATGCTTAAGATTTTGGTGCAAGATATGGCTAGTTATCAGGATTTTGTAATGAATAATTTGTCTACTATAGAAAACATCGCAAATACGAATAGTATTTTTGTATTGGGAGAAATCAAACATAGTGCACCTTTAGAGTTTTAA
- the gldA gene encoding gliding motility-associated ABC transporter ATP-binding subunit GldA, with protein sequence MSIEVNNISKSYGTQKALNSISFSIEKGEIVGFLGPNGAGKSTLMKILTTYLLADEGSALVNSHDVMTEAKAVQRSIGYLPEHNPLYLDLYVREYLAFNADVYNVPKTRIEEVIQLTGLTPESHKKIGQLSKGYRQRVGLANALLHDPEVLILDEPTTGLDPNQLMEIRNVIKNAGKNKTVFLSTHIMQEVEAICDRVIIIDKGQIVADNKLDHLVATDKEQIIEVEFDYKVEEQLLAKLENIASYINTHDMTWELTFVTDKDMRPAIFDFANENGLKTLQLNQKNKNLEAVFREITK encoded by the coding sequence ATGTCGATAGAAGTAAACAACATATCAAAAAGTTACGGAACACAAAAAGCATTAAACTCGATTTCATTTTCGATTGAGAAAGGAGAAATTGTTGGATTTTTAGGTCCAAATGGAGCTGGAAAATCTACTTTAATGAAAATTTTGACCACGTATTTATTGGCAGATGAAGGCTCAGCCCTTGTAAACAGTCACGATGTCATGACGGAAGCCAAAGCTGTTCAACGTTCAATTGGGTATTTGCCAGAACACAATCCGTTATATTTGGATTTGTATGTTCGTGAGTATTTGGCATTTAACGCCGATGTTTATAACGTGCCAAAAACAAGAATTGAAGAGGTGATTCAACTGACAGGACTGACACCAGAAAGTCATAAAAAGATTGGACAGCTTTCTAAAGGATACCGCCAGCGCGTTGGATTGGCGAATGCTTTGCTTCATGATCCAGAAGTTTTAATTTTGGACGAGCCAACTACCGGACTGGATCCTAACCAGTTAATGGAGATTCGTAATGTAATTAAAAATGCAGGAAAAAATAAAACTGTTTTTTTATCGACACACATCATGCAAGAAGTCGAAGCAATTTGTGATCGTGTTATAATTATTGACAAAGGACAGATCGTTGCAGACAATAAATTAGACCATTTGGTTGCAACAGACAAAGAGCAAATTATTGAAGTTGAGTTTGATTACAAAGTTGAAGAACAACTTTTGGCTAAACTCGAAAATATCGCTTCGTACATAAATACGCATGACATGACATGGGAACTTACTTTTGTTACAGATAAAGATATGCGACCAGCTATTTT
- a CDS encoding outer membrane beta-barrel protein: MKKMLLILALAMVSYANAQKGTVLVGGNVGYTSENIDQQADERKSNSFTFSPKVGYQFHENWTVGAEFALATSKSTALDTESKYKNLRVGAFVRYTVPLNETFSVFADLGAGFQNRTNKNYQNNVLMSDSKADGFYTNLAPSLFINMKKGFGLNFSIGGIEYQTLSYDNDDTKYNSFSFNFGKTVNIGISKNF; the protein is encoded by the coding sequence ATGAAAAAAATGCTACTTATTCTTGCATTGGCTATGGTTAGCTATGCAAATGCACAAAAAGGAACAGTATTAGTAGGAGGAAACGTTGGTTATACTTCAGAAAATATTGATCAGCAAGCCGATGAGAGAAAATCGAATTCGTTTACTTTTTCTCCAAAAGTGGGGTATCAATTTCACGAAAATTGGACGGTTGGGGCTGAATTTGCTTTAGCAACTTCAAAAAGTACTGCTTTGGATACAGAATCGAAGTATAAGAATTTAAGAGTTGGGGCGTTTGTTCGTTATACAGTTCCGCTAAATGAAACTTTTTCTGTTTTTGCCGATTTAGGAGCCGGTTTTCAAAATAGAACAAACAAGAATTATCAAAACAATGTGCTTATGTCGGATAGTAAAGCCGATGGTTTCTATACCAATTTAGCTCCATCTCTTTTTATTAATATGAAAAAAGGCTTCGGTTTAAATTTTAGTATTGGCGGTATAGAATATCAAACATTAAGCTATGATAACGATGATACGAAATACAATAGTTTTTCATTCAATTTTGGAAAAACGGTTAACATCGGAATTTCTAAAAATTTCTAG
- a CDS encoding outer membrane beta-barrel protein: MKKMLVMAALAICSFANAQKGTILVGGNIGYTSEKSEFRFRDDKASTFTFSPKVGYQFHENWTVGGEFSLSTSDIDNTDVKRKDNKFRTGGFVRYTKSLSQTFSVFADMGVGFQTEKNKIYTNANNYVRYKGDGAYVDVTPALFINMKKGFGLNFSIGGLGYETLSFDDNGEDYSNFYFNFGKTFNIGISKNF, encoded by the coding sequence ATGAAAAAAATGTTAGTGATGGCTGCTTTAGCTATCTGCAGTTTTGCAAACGCACAAAAAGGAACAATCTTAGTAGGTGGTAACATCGGATACACTTCTGAAAAATCAGAATTCAGATTTAGAGATGATAAAGCAAGTACATTTACTTTTTCTCCTAAAGTAGGTTACCAATTTCACGAAAACTGGACAGTTGGAGGAGAATTCTCTCTAAGCACATCTGATATCGATAATACAGATGTAAAACGTAAAGACAACAAATTTAGAACAGGTGGTTTTGTACGTTATACAAAATCATTAAGCCAAACTTTTTCTGTTTTTGCAGATATGGGAGTTGGTTTCCAAACTGAAAAAAACAAAATCTACACTAATGCAAATAACTATGTAAGATATAAAGGAGATGGTGCTTATGTAGATGTAACTCCAGCACTTTTCATCAACATGAAAAAAGGTTTTGGTCTTAACTTCAGCATTGGTGGTTTAGGATACGAAACATTAAGTTTTGATGATAATGGAGAAGATTACAGCAATTTCTACTTTAATTTCGGTAAAACATTCAATATCGGAATCTCTAAAAACTTCTAA